A single Deltaproteobacteria bacterium DNA region contains:
- a CDS encoding taurine dioxygenase, whose product MAVYQHITVNPIAGALGAEIGGINLGTINDSEFDEIRAALLEHQVIFFRDQDLTRDQHKAFGRRFGTLHVHQFLQPLKNEGHPEFVVLESDGKHPFVADAWHSDVTFEDNPPLGSVLRCVTAPEFGGDTMWASMYAAYESLSDIMQRFLSGLTAIHDTSRTFSRDNYKTEHIGGKRAETIVAAEHPVIRTHPETGRKALFVNSAFTQSIKDMKPAESSALLNFLYHHIESPDHSCRFRWRMNSLAMWDNRCTQHRVVGDNLTAYRRMERITINGDKPF is encoded by the coding sequence ATGGCCGTGTACCAACACATTACTGTGAACCCCATAGCTGGCGCGCTTGGCGCTGAGATTGGCGGCATCAATCTCGGCACTATCAATGACTCCGAATTTGATGAAATCCGCGCGGCTTTGCTGGAACATCAAGTGATCTTCTTCCGCGACCAGGATCTGACACGTGACCAGCACAAGGCGTTTGGTCGTCGTTTTGGTACGTTGCATGTTCACCAGTTCTTACAGCCCCTCAAAAACGAAGGCCACCCAGAGTTTGTCGTACTTGAAAGTGATGGGAAACATCCGTTTGTCGCCGATGCCTGGCATTCCGATGTCACGTTTGAGGACAACCCACCACTCGGTTCGGTCCTGCGTTGTGTCACAGCACCGGAATTCGGCGGTGATACCATGTGGGCCAGTATGTATGCTGCGTATGAGAGTTTGTCAGATATCATGCAACGTTTTCTTTCCGGCTTAACAGCTATTCACGACACTTCACGAACCTTCTCTCGCGACAATTACAAAACTGAACACATCGGCGGCAAGCGGGCAGAGACCATTGTTGCAGCCGAACATCCCGTGATTCGTACCCATCCCGAAACCGGACGCAAAGCGTTGTTCGTCAACTCTGCGTTCACACAGTCAATCAAAGATATGAAACCTGCCGAGAGTTCGGCATTACTGAACTTCTTGTACCACCACATCGAATCCCCAGATCATTCATGTCGATTTCGTTGGCGTATGAATTCGCTTGCGATGTGGGACAATCGCTGCACCCAACATCGGGTGGTGGGAGACAACCTCACCGCGTATCGCCGCATGGAGCGGATCACCATTAACGGCGACAAACCATTTTGA
- a CDS encoding 4Fe-4S dicluster domain-containing protein, with translation MKQIVVYQEKCTACRECEVSCSFSHEGAFVPALSRIKVADFYEEQFYQPMVCVHCADAPCAAVCPTVAIQRQADGQIKVIDDRCIGCKMCLLACPFGVMGFSPDKGVAHNCDFCDGDPQCVQFCTPGALEFKDVVSAAAPAKQKAAAALGLPQT, from the coding sequence ATGAAACAAATTGTTGTTTATCAAGAAAAATGTACAGCGTGTCGCGAGTGTGAAGTGTCCTGCTCGTTCTCTCATGAAGGCGCGTTTGTTCCAGCCCTCTCACGTATTAAGGTCGCCGACTTCTACGAAGAGCAGTTCTACCAGCCGATGGTGTGTGTCCATTGCGCCGATGCGCCATGTGCCGCGGTGTGTCCCACTGTAGCGATCCAACGCCAAGCTGATGGGCAGATCAAAGTGATCGATGATCGTTGCATTGGCTGTAAGATGTGTTTGCTTGCCTGCCCATTTGGTGTGATGGGCTTCTCGCCAGACAAAGGCGTGGCGCACAACTGCGATTTTTGCGATGGCGATCCGCAGTGCGTACAGTTCTGCACGCCAGGCGCGTTGGAATTCAAAGACGTTGTCTCAGCGGCTGCACCGGCGAAGCAAAAAGCGGCGGCTGCGCTGGGGTTGCCGCAAACGTAA
- a CDS encoding ABC transporter permease subunit produces MDLVFTGTKHALWLLLSGDPEVWRITFLSLQISLSATAISMLLGIPLGTYLALADFPGRRLVLSLVNTGMSLPPVVVGLFITIFLWRSGPLGFLRLLYTPTAMIIAQVVIAAPIVTGLTVAAIQQLNPKLRLQILALGASRAQLVWLLLREARLPLLAAIMAGFGGVISEIGASMMVGGNLLGHTRVLTTATVMETSKGNFEVAIALSMILMLLIFTVNAILTYTQQRQRPL; encoded by the coding sequence ATGGATCTCGTTTTTACCGGCACGAAACATGCCCTGTGGCTACTCCTCTCTGGTGACCCGGAAGTCTGGCGGATTACTTTCCTGTCGTTACAGATCTCACTATCAGCTACTGCGATCAGTATGCTCCTTGGCATTCCGCTGGGAACGTACCTTGCACTGGCTGATTTTCCTGGTCGTCGTCTCGTTCTCAGTCTTGTCAACACAGGGATGAGCCTGCCACCAGTCGTGGTGGGGCTCTTTATCACCATTTTCTTGTGGCGCAGTGGACCACTGGGATTTCTTCGCCTTCTCTACACACCGACAGCGATGATTATCGCACAAGTGGTGATAGCCGCACCAATTGTGACCGGGCTAACCGTTGCCGCGATCCAACAGCTCAATCCGAAACTGCGTCTGCAAATCTTGGCGCTTGGTGCGTCACGGGCACAGCTTGTGTGGTTACTGCTACGTGAAGCACGGCTGCCTCTGCTCGCGGCCATCATGGCCGGATTTGGTGGCGTGATCTCTGAAATTGGTGCCTCGATGATGGTCGGGGGGAATCTTCTTGGTCATACGCGCGTGCTGACGACGGCAACGGTGATGGAAACCAGCAAAGGCAATTTTGAAGTCGCTATTGCACTCAGCATGATTCTGATGTTGTTGATCTTTACAGTCAATGCGATTCTCACGTATACCCAACAGCGACAGCGACCGCTCTGA
- a CDS encoding LLM class flavin-dependent oxidoreductase has product MQFGVMVATKIDDWQLLKEAEDLGYDRAWIPDSQMLWSDCYATLALVAHNTSRIHIGTGVSIPGVRLAPVTAHSIASIGRIAPGRVFLGIGTGHTAMRVMGMEPMRVPDFREYLRVVRTLLKGEEVEYTHNGVTRAVRFLHQDLEFIDLRNPIPIYVAANGPLALRAAAEHGDGLISVYTDHATCIREPLRTVQEHAVRKGRTLPTPFHTATVTTAVVLQPGEKLTSDRVIDECGSQVMCAVHFFYEIYQHTKKEEVIPPAFANIWEPYCAHVKAMKTPEEKRYLQIHNGHCTFMMPDERRFVTPEAIRATTIVGEPDDVIDQIRQGERMGLREVTLLPPRQYARKVFRDFATQVMKRY; this is encoded by the coding sequence ATGCAATTTGGCGTGATGGTCGCCACGAAAATTGATGACTGGCAGTTACTCAAAGAAGCGGAAGATCTTGGCTACGACCGCGCGTGGATTCCTGACTCACAAATGCTGTGGTCGGATTGTTATGCGACGTTGGCATTGGTCGCGCATAATACGTCGCGCATTCATATCGGCACTGGCGTCTCCATTCCTGGCGTGCGGCTCGCACCGGTTACCGCGCACTCTATCGCTTCGATTGGCCGTATCGCCCCAGGCCGAGTTTTTCTTGGCATCGGCACTGGCCACACTGCTATGCGGGTGATGGGTATGGAGCCCATGCGTGTCCCGGATTTTCGTGAGTATCTGCGTGTCGTGCGTACCCTCTTAAAGGGTGAGGAAGTCGAATACACCCACAACGGCGTGACGCGTGCGGTCCGCTTCCTCCATCAAGATTTAGAATTCATTGACCTGCGCAATCCCATCCCGATCTATGTTGCGGCAAACGGCCCCTTGGCACTGCGGGCAGCAGCAGAACACGGTGACGGTCTAATATCTGTCTACACGGATCATGCAACCTGCATCCGCGAGCCGTTACGTACCGTGCAAGAACACGCGGTACGCAAGGGCCGCACGTTACCAACTCCATTCCATACGGCAACTGTGACCACCGCGGTCGTGCTGCAGCCAGGCGAGAAACTGACTTCCGATCGTGTGATCGACGAATGCGGATCGCAAGTAATGTGTGCGGTCCATTTTTTCTACGAAATCTATCAACACACTAAGAAGGAAGAGGTGATTCCTCCGGCTTTTGCCAACATCTGGGAACCCTACTGTGCGCACGTCAAAGCAATGAAGACGCCTGAAGAAAAACGTTATCTGCAAATTCACAATGGCCACTGTACGTTCATGATGCCTGACGAGCGTCGCTTTGTGACCCCCGAGGCAATTCGCGCCACCACGATTGTCGGTGAACCTGATGACGTTATTGACCAAATTCGCCAAGGCGAGCGCATGGGATTACGAGAAGTGACATTGCTCCCACCACGGCAATACGCTCGTAAGGTATTCCGCGATTTTGCCACACAGGTGATGAAACGGTACTGA
- a CDS encoding NAD(P)/FAD-dependent oxidoreductase, translating into MSTKYVLIGNSAAALAAVDGIRKFDKQGEITIVNRETGPAYSRVALPYYVAGEMTLDDLLIRQKPDYQKIGVSLVENENVKAINASAKQVELESGKKVSYDKLLIATGSETIVPPIQGLSSIPHHYLWTLEDAIGMKKAAERAKTAVVIGGGFIGMLAAEALRKLKIKLTIVEMAPILLPQLLDEGAGNLFLKAVRDEGVTVKTGALVSAVAKKGDAIEVTLKSGETFTVDMAVVATGVRPHAAFLQSSGITLNKGVLVNEYLQTNQADVYAAGDVAETKDFLSADRSIYAIWPTAIDQGRAAGVNMTGKRQEYPGSLGMNVVELFNVTLAQLGRFREGPGDSVKMLSSKGSEESYRKVVVDKNGTLVGAVYVGDENGVAEMGVIHSAIKRREKWQGFKDGRQPQFTYGAVMHNVPRY; encoded by the coding sequence ATGTCAACAAAATATGTACTGATCGGCAATAGTGCGGCTGCGCTTGCCGCAGTCGATGGCATTCGCAAATTCGACAAACAAGGTGAGATCACGATCGTCAATCGCGAGACCGGCCCGGCGTATTCTCGTGTCGCGCTGCCCTATTATGTCGCTGGCGAGATGACGCTTGATGATCTGTTGATCCGCCAGAAACCTGACTACCAAAAGATTGGCGTCTCACTAGTTGAGAATGAGAACGTCAAAGCGATCAATGCCTCGGCGAAACAAGTCGAGTTAGAAAGTGGCAAGAAGGTCAGTTACGACAAGCTGCTAATTGCAACTGGGTCAGAAACGATCGTGCCGCCGATTCAGGGACTCTCGTCGATACCGCATCACTACTTGTGGACTCTTGAGGATGCGATCGGCATGAAGAAAGCAGCGGAGAGGGCTAAGACCGCTGTTGTCATCGGTGGTGGCTTTATCGGTATGCTTGCAGCAGAAGCACTGCGCAAGTTGAAGATCAAATTGACGATCGTGGAAATGGCACCGATTCTTTTGCCGCAGTTACTCGATGAGGGAGCAGGAAATCTGTTCCTTAAAGCCGTCCGCGATGAAGGTGTGACGGTGAAGACCGGCGCGTTAGTCTCGGCGGTTGCCAAGAAAGGTGACGCCATTGAAGTGACGCTGAAGAGTGGTGAGACTTTCACGGTTGATATGGCCGTGGTCGCGACCGGTGTGCGTCCCCATGCTGCTTTCCTGCAGAGCAGTGGTATTACGCTTAACAAAGGCGTGTTGGTCAACGAGTATCTGCAGACGAATCAAGCTGACGTCTACGCTGCTGGTGATGTGGCTGAGACCAAAGACTTCCTCTCTGCTGATCGTTCGATCTACGCGATCTGGCCGACTGCCATTGATCAGGGCCGTGCGGCTGGCGTGAATATGACCGGCAAGAGGCAGGAATACCCTGGTAGTTTGGGGATGAACGTCGTCGAATTGTTCAACGTGACATTGGCACAGCTCGGACGTTTTCGTGAAGGCCCAGGAGACAGCGTGAAAATGTTGTCGTCCAAGGGCAGTGAAGAGTCATACCGGAAGGTTGTGGTCGATAAGAACGGTACACTCGTTGGTGCGGTCTATGTTGGCGATGAAAATGGTGTAGCTGAGATGGGAGTCATTCACAGTGCGATCAAACGCCGTGAAAAATGGCAAGGCTTCAAAGACGGGCGTCAACCACAATTCACGTATGGTGCAGTGATGCACAACGTGCCGCGGTACTAG
- a CDS encoding carbon monoxide dehydrogenase subunit G, whose translation MLSLRLSSVFLRYSLVGAVDNREFYSFRYRITMKITGTQTFPAPQQKVWEFLIDPQRIAKCLPGCEKMEAVGENEYSSQINVGLAAVKGVYTGKIKLDEVQPPAHYKMLIDGKGKQGFIKGSGALDLADQNGQTLVTYNGDIQIGGPLASVGQRMIDGAAKMMIGQFFAAMEAEIKAMPGEEVRQGVAVNFWRYLIKLIREKLTAVFRRGVSA comes from the coding sequence ATGCTCTCGCTACGGTTATCCTCAGTTTTTCTCCGCTATTCTTTGGTAGGTGCAGTTGACAACCGCGAATTCTATAGCTTTCGTTATCGTATCACGATGAAAATCACTGGCACACAAACCTTTCCCGCCCCCCAACAGAAAGTCTGGGAATTCCTCATTGACCCTCAGCGCATCGCCAAATGTTTACCCGGCTGTGAAAAGATGGAGGCTGTGGGTGAGAATGAATACAGCTCGCAGATCAATGTCGGCCTTGCTGCAGTGAAGGGGGTTTACACCGGGAAGATCAAGCTCGATGAAGTCCAGCCACCGGCACATTACAAAATGTTGATCGACGGGAAGGGCAAGCAAGGGTTCATTAAAGGGAGCGGCGCACTTGATTTGGCAGACCAGAACGGCCAGACACTAGTGACCTACAATGGGGATATCCAAATTGGTGGTCCCTTGGCGAGCGTGGGCCAGCGCATGATTGACGGTGCTGCCAAGATGATGATTGGCCAATTTTTTGCGGCGATGGAGGCTGAGATCAAAGCCATGCCGGGAGAGGAGGTGAGGCAGGGCGTTGCCGTCAATTTTTGGCGCTACCTCATCAAACTCATCCGAGAAAAATTAACTGCAGTGTTCCGAAGAGGCGTGTCGGCGTGA
- a CDS encoding MoaD/ThiS family protein yields the protein MAETVTIHVKLFATLKKHLPPGEEGVSLTLPTGSTVLDVIDALKIPHEQATMLVAGDTYVEKTTPLTDGLQLSIFPPLAGGSTSR from the coding sequence ATGGCAGAAACCGTTACCATTCACGTCAAACTGTTTGCGACCCTGAAGAAACATCTTCCTCCTGGTGAGGAAGGTGTTTCGCTGACCTTACCGACAGGTTCCACTGTCCTCGATGTTATTGACGCACTCAAGATCCCCCACGAACAAGCCACTATGCTGGTTGCGGGCGACACCTACGTCGAGAAAACCACGCCACTCACTGACGGATTGCAGCTCAGCATTTTTCCACCGCTGGCTGGTGGAAGCACGTCTCGTTAG
- a CDS encoding aldehyde ferredoxin oxidoreductase family protein — protein sequence MQGATVLRVNLSTGQIRKEAVPEQMIKTFIGGRGVGSKLLMDNMDPKIDAFDPRNPLIFATGPVTGTYAPTGGRYMVITKSPLTGAIACSNSGGYWGPALRYAGYEYLMVEGKAKEPSYIYIHDDKVEIRSAKHLWGKIVDDTENMIREETHPEVRVALIGQGGENLARTACVMNDKGRAAGRSGVGAVMGSKNLKAVAVRGTKGFKIANPDAFTAAVLKGRDKLKAGPTTSGLTMLGTAGTVSYMNMVGMLPTNNFQAGVFAGAAAVDGTVVKKDFMTRNRGCHSCMIHCGRVTKVTGHGQFDGRGEGPEYETIYGVGTICGVDNLAAVIKANYLCNEYGLDTLEAGIAIGTAIELAEKGYIPESDIGFKLKFGDADAMVKLLEAQAFRKGPIGHWLAEGGFRLAEHYGHPELFMGSKKQGFAAYDPRGSIGMGLAYATSNRGACHLRGYTISLEHFGNPIKLDPFTPKDKPYWLTILQNTTSFVDASGICLFSTFDMNPGEDVTAMVSESLGYNVGGPEDMLKIGERIWTLERMFNNAAGLTRADDSLPPRITSEPLTEGASKGHVVDLEPMLNEYYQLRGWDMQGRPTSDKLRELGLA from the coding sequence ATGCAAGGCGCAACTGTTCTACGTGTCAACTTAAGCACTGGTCAGATCCGCAAAGAAGCGGTGCCAGAGCAAATGATTAAAACCTTCATCGGTGGTCGTGGGGTTGGGAGCAAGCTGCTCATGGATAATATGGACCCGAAGATCGATGCCTTCGACCCACGCAATCCGTTGATTTTTGCCACTGGTCCAGTCACCGGCACCTACGCGCCGACTGGCGGTCGGTACATGGTGATCACGAAGTCGCCACTCACGGGCGCGATCGCCTGCTCCAACTCTGGTGGCTACTGGGGGCCAGCACTGCGCTACGCGGGCTATGAGTACCTCATGGTTGAGGGCAAAGCCAAAGAGCCTTCATACATTTACATTCACGATGACAAAGTCGAGATCCGTAGCGCCAAGCATCTGTGGGGTAAGATTGTCGATGACACCGAGAACATGATCCGCGAAGAGACGCACCCGGAAGTGCGCGTTGCGTTGATTGGTCAAGGGGGTGAGAACCTCGCCCGCACTGCTTGTGTGATGAATGATAAGGGACGTGCCGCTGGCCGTTCTGGCGTCGGTGCCGTGATGGGCTCGAAGAACTTGAAAGCCGTTGCTGTGCGTGGCACCAAAGGATTTAAGATTGCCAACCCTGATGCATTCACGGCGGCAGTGTTAAAAGGCCGTGATAAACTGAAGGCCGGTCCAACCACTAGTGGCCTCACCATGCTCGGGACTGCAGGCACCGTTTCCTACATGAACATGGTGGGCATGTTGCCGACTAATAACTTCCAAGCAGGTGTTTTTGCTGGAGCTGCAGCGGTTGATGGCACGGTGGTGAAGAAAGACTTCATGACCCGTAACCGTGGCTGCCATAGCTGCATGATCCATTGCGGTCGCGTGACCAAAGTCACTGGTCACGGGCAGTTTGATGGTCGTGGTGAAGGACCAGAATACGAAACCATTTACGGTGTCGGCACGATCTGTGGTGTCGATAATCTTGCTGCTGTGATTAAGGCTAACTATCTGTGCAACGAATATGGCTTGGATACCCTCGAAGCAGGTATCGCTATTGGGACCGCGATCGAGCTCGCCGAGAAGGGCTATATCCCAGAAAGTGACATCGGCTTCAAACTTAAATTTGGCGATGCCGACGCCATGGTCAAGTTGCTCGAAGCGCAGGCATTCCGTAAAGGACCGATTGGGCATTGGCTGGCTGAAGGTGGTTTCCGTCTGGCTGAACACTATGGTCACCCAGAACTGTTCATGGGCTCAAAGAAGCAGGGCTTTGCCGCATACGATCCGCGTGGTTCGATCGGCATGGGCTTAGCGTATGCCACCTCCAATCGCGGCGCGTGCCATCTGCGTGGCTACACCATTTCCCTTGAGCACTTCGGTAATCCGATCAAGCTCGATCCATTCACTCCGAAAGATAAACCGTACTGGCTGACGATTCTGCAAAACACCACCTCGTTCGTCGATGCATCAGGGATCTGTTTGTTCTCGACCTTCGACATGAATCCTGGTGAAGACGTCACCGCGATGGTGAGTGAGTCGCTGGGCTACAATGTCGGCGGACCAGAGGACATGCTCAAGATTGGTGAGCGTATCTGGACGCTGGAGCGCATGTTCAACAATGCCGCCGGGTTGACCCGCGCGGATGACAGTTTGCCGCCGCGTATCACTAGTGAGCCGTTGACCGAAGGAGCGAGCAAGGGACACGTCGTTGATCTGGAACCGATGTTGAACGAGTACTATCAACTACGGGGTTGGGATATGCAGGGGCGTCCGACGTCAGACAAACTGCGCGAACTTGGTTTAGCGTAA
- a CDS encoding TauD/TfdA family dioxygenase, which yields MALPQLSLQEAPRQHRQLGVRIRLERSIFDLADEDIRLLLDALAHHGVLCIVNQPPIEPRQLHDFAARWGEVIELPAGLAFANKEPGLPSIARIGNIRPDGSIISSVRFAEYWHHDGDFWPPGQNFIVNFLSGVQIPSTGGRTGFLDSRLAYEQLEDEHKADLADAYVCVRASEISDFQKAAPHELPPDVQHPVLLPHPLTKQIALYLPDSSSGIQKKNGQSCGAVQTLVESVQQKLGVREHVWEVGDLLIIDNLQVMHRSMGGYGDRPRLLHRCQARISYAR from the coding sequence ATGGCATTGCCACAACTTTCTCTACAAGAGGCACCACGTCAGCACCGACAGTTAGGCGTCCGCATTCGCCTTGAACGGAGCATTTTCGATTTGGCTGATGAAGACATTCGCTTATTGCTCGATGCATTGGCCCACCATGGAGTCCTCTGCATTGTTAACCAGCCACCAATTGAGCCTCGTCAGTTACACGACTTTGCCGCGAGATGGGGCGAGGTGATCGAGCTCCCTGCGGGGCTCGCGTTCGCCAATAAAGAACCTGGACTGCCCAGCATTGCCCGTATCGGTAATATCCGTCCCGACGGTAGCATTATTTCTTCTGTTCGGTTTGCAGAATATTGGCACCACGATGGCGATTTTTGGCCGCCAGGGCAAAACTTCATTGTGAATTTCTTGAGCGGTGTCCAAATACCCTCGACAGGTGGCCGCACAGGATTTCTTGATTCCAGACTCGCATACGAGCAACTAGAGGATGAACACAAAGCTGATTTGGCTGATGCCTATGTTTGTGTACGAGCTTCAGAAATCAGCGATTTCCAGAAGGCGGCTCCTCACGAGCTGCCGCCGGATGTACAGCATCCAGTGCTGCTTCCTCATCCCCTCACCAAACAGATCGCTTTATATCTACCAGATTCATCCTCAGGTATTCAGAAAAAAAACGGACAGTCTTGTGGAGCTGTGCAAACTCTCGTCGAATCGGTCCAACAGAAACTCGGTGTGCGAGAGCATGTTTGGGAAGTCGGCGATTTGCTTATCATAGATAACCTGCAGGTCATGCATCGTAGTATGGGCGGATATGGTGATCGCCCACGACTTCTCCACCGCTGTCAGGCACGTATTTCTTACGCCCGATAA
- a CDS encoding ABC transporter ATP-binding protein, with translation MNTSPLLTVRDLRVEASDHVLLSVPHFEIVRGEVLVILGANGAGKSTLLQSLAFLRTPTSGSLQFDGEDVSFRAPALALRRRLAVVFQEPLLFDTTVEANVASGLKLRQVPSAVIGERVSRWLERLGIHHLMHRQARALSGGEAQRVSLARAFVLEPDFLLLDEPFSALDAPTRESLTDLFHHLQQQTRTTTLFVTHDRQEALRLAHRIAVMERGKILQMGTPEEVFSQPVNETVASFVGIETILRGTVEAQTEGFAEVQVDSGQRIAVASSLPSGTRVTLCLRPEEVTLLALAESATPSSARNYFPARVTRVIPWGSMFKVHLDCGFPLVAFVTRPSIDILNLHEGSTVAATFKATAVHVIIR, from the coding sequence ATGAATACCTCACCTCTTCTCACGGTACGAGATTTACGCGTCGAGGCTAGTGACCACGTCCTGCTTTCAGTTCCACATTTCGAGATCGTTCGCGGCGAAGTGCTTGTCATTCTCGGTGCCAATGGTGCGGGAAAAAGTACGCTCCTACAATCCTTGGCATTTTTACGGACCCCGACGTCAGGCAGCCTACAGTTTGATGGTGAGGACGTTTCTTTTCGCGCTCCTGCGTTAGCTCTTCGTCGGCGGTTAGCAGTCGTTTTCCAAGAGCCGCTGTTGTTCGACACGACGGTTGAAGCCAATGTGGCGAGTGGGCTCAAGCTGCGGCAGGTTCCTTCGGCAGTGATCGGTGAACGTGTGTCCCGATGGCTCGAACGACTCGGAATTCATCATCTCATGCATCGCCAAGCGCGGGCGCTTTCTGGTGGAGAGGCGCAACGTGTGAGTTTAGCGCGTGCCTTTGTCCTTGAACCAGATTTTCTGCTCCTGGATGAACCATTCTCAGCACTCGACGCACCGACACGCGAGTCCTTAACCGACCTGTTCCATCATCTTCAACAGCAAACACGAACCACAACACTCTTTGTTACGCATGATCGCCAGGAGGCGTTGCGATTAGCGCATCGCATAGCGGTGATGGAACGGGGAAAAATTCTGCAAATGGGAACACCAGAAGAAGTGTTCAGTCAGCCAGTCAACGAAACGGTAGCGAGCTTTGTCGGCATTGAAACGATTCTGCGTGGAACCGTAGAAGCGCAAACCGAGGGGTTCGCAGAGGTGCAAGTAGACTCCGGGCAACGGATCGCTGTTGCTTCGTCACTCCCGTCTGGAACGAGAGTGACTCTTTGTCTGCGGCCTGAAGAAGTGACGCTCCTTGCCCTGGCTGAATCGGCCACTCCATCCAGTGCACGGAATTATTTCCCTGCGCGGGTGACGCGTGTCATCCCCTGGGGAAGTATGTTTAAGGTGCATTTAGACTGTGGTTTTCCATTGGTCGCTTTTGTCACACGTCCCTCCATTGATATTCTCAATCTTCATGAGGGAAGTACGGTGGCCGCGACGTTCAAGGCAACAGCAGTCCATGTCATTATACGATGA